The following DNA comes from Amycolatopsis albispora.
ACATGGTAAGCGGCCACCCGGTTAGACTCGGCCCGAGTTCTCTTCCCGGCACGCGGAGACGAGTTGACCGCCCACCAGTTCACCGGCAGCCGCGCGGTGATCACCGGTGCGGCCGGGGCCATCGGTGCCGCGCTGGCCAGGGCGATCGCCGCGGCGGGTGCCGAGGTGCTGCTGGTCGACCAGGATCCGGCGGCGCAGGCGCTGGCGGCCGAACTCGGTGGCCGCGCGGTGCTCGGCGACCCGCGCGCGAGCGGTTTGCCCGCCGATGTCCTGATGGAACTGGACGGTCCACCCGAGCTGCTGGTGCTGGCCACGGACGCGCAGGTGCGGTCCCCGGCGACCGAGCTGAGCGAAGCCGACTGGCAGCTGCTGTCCGAAGTGAACATCGGCGCGCTGTACCGGATGGTGCGCGCGGCGGCGCCGTCGATGGCCCGGCGGGGTTCGGGCGCGGTGCTGGCGGTGTCGTCGGTGACCGCCGAGCGCGCGCTCGCGGGCCGGGTGCCCTACGGCGTGACCAAGGCGGCGGTTTCGCAGCTGGTGCGCGGGCTCGCGGTGGAACTCGGGCCGAGCGGGGTGCGGGTGAACGGCATCGCGCCGGGCCTGCTCGCGGATCGCCGCAGCCGGCGCCGGATGGTGGAGCGCGTGCCGCTGGGCCGCCTCGCGGACCCGGCCGACCTGGTCGGGCCCGCGATGTTCCTGCTCTCGGCCGACGCGCGGTACGTCACCGGGCAGGTCCTCGTGGTCGACGGCGGCTACGCGCTTTCGTGATCAGGTTGTGACCCAGGTCTCACTCGATCGAGGTGTAGGGCGGCCCATCAGCGGGTACTCCTCGCGCGGTTAATTCTCACCTGGGAGAGGTGCCCGATGACCGACAGCCGAGGCGCCGCGACGCTGGAGATGATGTTCCGCGCCTGGCGGACGGAGATCGACCGGGAACCGATGGCCGACTGCCTGTCCACCACCGCCATCCTCGACCGGCTGCGGGAGTCCACGGACGCCGGCTGGCTTTCCGCGAACTCCGCGCACCGGCCCGGCGCCGTCGCCTAGTACGCGACGCCGGTAGGTTCCGAAAGCCACATTCGTGTCGTGTGTGCACCGGGCGAATCGCCGCCCCGGCGCCGCTTTGACACGCCCTAGTGCTCTGTCCAGATAGGTTCGCCGGGTTGGTCAGGCGGCTGGGGTGAGGTGTTGCCCGCCCCAGCGGATGCCCTTCTCGCTGCGGACTCGTGCGCGTTCACGGCGTTGCGCGGCAAGGATGTCGGGGTGCCGGGCGTTGGTGTTGCGCCAGCGTAGATAGTCGTGCAGCCGACGTGCCAGCACTGGGTGGTTGGGATGGTCGGAGCCAGCGATGACGAAGGTGCGCAGCGGCCCGAAGTGGGCCTCGATCGGGTTGGCCCAGGACGAATAGGTCGGGGTGAAGCACAACTCGACCTTGTTACGGGCCGCCCAGCTGCGGATCGGCCGGCCGCGGTGGGCGGAGAGGTTGTCCAGGATGATGTAGATCGGCGCCCCGTCCGGGCGCGCGGAGCGGACGGATTTGAGGGCGGCCAGGGTGTTCGCGGCGGATTTCTTCGTGCGGACCACACCCCAGAGGGTGTCGTCGCCGACGGAGTAGCAGCCGTGGAACTGCCGGACTCCGTGCAGTTTGTGATAGTTCGCGGGCAGCCGGTCCGGATGTGCTTGTCGAGCCCAGCCGGCACCCAGGTGTGGCCGGATGGTCAGTGGCCCGAATTCGTCGAAGGCGAACACCCGGTCTGGAAACGAGTTCGTGACGTGCTCGATCCGGGCCAGCTTGGTGTCCCGGTCCGGGTCGTTGGACTCCTTCCAGGTTTTCGTGCGCTGGAAGCTGATCTCGTGTTTGTGCAGGAACTGCCGCAGCCGTTCCCGTCCGACCTGCACCACCCGCCGCGGGTTGCGGGCCAGGTAGGCGGCGAGTTTGCGCAGGCTCCAGCGGGTGAAGGGCTGATCGAGTGCTTCGGGTCGCGTGGTGGCCGTCGCGACGATGAAGGCTTCGTCTTCAGGGCTGATCAGGCGGGGACGGCCACCCGCCCATCGAGGGTCCAGACTGGCCATGCCCGTCTCGTTGAACCGATGGATCACATTGCGGATCGCGTCCTCGTCGCCTTGGACCAGCCGGGCGATCGCCGGGACAGTGTTACCGCCGGCCGAGGCGAGCACCACCATCGCCCGGCGCAGCCGCACCGCGGAGCCTGTTCCTCTTCGCACGATCTGCTGCAGCCGCTGCCCTTCATGATCGGTCAGCCTGCGCACCCGGACTGGATCTGCCATCCATCCAGCCTGACGGCAAGCCGATCACCCACCCCGAACGCTGACCGGCGTGTCACCAAACCGGCCAACGTTCATGGACAGAGCACTAGTTCCCAGGCGGCTGCTGGCCGTTCCGCGGCGCCTGCTGCCCGCCGTCTTGCTGGCCACCCTGCGGTCCGCCCATGATGACGCGTTCCGAGATCGTCTTGGCGGCCGCGCCTTCACCGGGCGCGGCGGTGACGGTCACCGTGTCCCCGCCCGCGATGTCGTCCAGGCTGCCGCGGCCGAACGTGGTGTTCCCGTCGATGGGATAGGTCTTCGTGTAGCCGTCCTCGCTCTTCACCGCGACCGAAGTCGCGCTGATTTCGGTGACCTCACCGAGCTGCATCACCTCGGTGGTGTACCCGCCCTTCCCGTCGGGCACGGTGTATTCGCCGTGCAGCGCGGAGGCCAGCCCCTCGGGCAGGCGCATCATCGGGCCGCCGCCGGTCATCATGCCGCCGGGGCCACCGCCCTGCTCACTGCTGGAGGTGCCGCTCGCGGCGTAGACGGCCACCCCGCCGGTGGCCGCGATGCCGACCGCGATCGCCGCCGCGGCCGCGGTCTTCTTGCCCGACCACCGCGGCCGGGGCGCCGGCGCGCCCCACTCCGGCGCGGGCTCGGACGGTTGGGGGCTGGCTGGCTCGGTCATCTCAACTCACTCCTCGTCGTTCCGGTTCCAGCACCGGCTGACCCCCACCATCGAGCCGTTCCCTGTGTGCCCGCTGTGCGAGGACTTGGCCCCGCCTATGGGCCCGCCTCACAGGCACGGCACAGGATCAGCACAAGGAGGACCCAGCCCCGGGCCCCAGTTTCGAAGCCATGACAGCGACTCTGCCCGCGGACACCCGGCGTGCGCCGGTCGAGACGGACGGCCCGGCCCCGGTGCTCGACGTCGTGGTGCCCGTCTACAACGAAGAGACCGATCTCGGCCCCAGCGTGCGGGAACTGCACCGGTACCTGAGCCTGCGCTTCCCGTACCGGTTCCGGATCACCATCGCCGACAACGCCAGCACCGACCGGACCTGGCCGATCGCCGAGGGGCTGGCGGACGAACTGGCCGAGGTGAGCGCGGTCCGGCTGGAGCAGAAGGGCCGCGGCCGCGCGCTGCACGCGGTGTGGCTGGCTTCGGACGCGCAGGTGCTGGCGTACATGGACGTGGACCTGTCCACCGATCTCGCCGCACTGTCCCCGTTGGTCGCCGGTCTCATCTCCGGCCATTCCGACGTGGCGATCGGCAGCAGGCTGGCACGCGGCGCGCGGGTGGTGCGCGGCGCGAAGCGCGAGATCATCTCGCGCTGCTACAACCTGCTCCTGCGCGGCACGCTGTCGGTGCGGTTTTCCGACGCGCAGTGCGGGTTCAAGGCGATCCGCGCGGACGTGGCGCGTGAACTGCTGCCGCACGTGGCCGACACCGGCTGGTTCTTCGACACCGAGCTGCTGGTGCTGGCGCAGCGCGCGGGCGCGCGCATTCACGAGGTCCCGGTGGACTGGGTGGACGACCCGGACAGCCGCGTGGACATCGTCGCCACCGCGCTCGCCGATCTCCGCGGCATCGCCAGGCTCGGCCGCGGGCTGGCCACCGGGGCCGTGCCGATCGGCAGGCTGCGTGACCAGCTCAGCCGCGCGCCGGTCCCGGTCGAGGCGCCAGGGGTGCCGGGCGGCCTGGTGCGCCAGCTGGTCCGCTTCGCCGCGGTCGGGGTCGCCAGCACGCTGGCCTACCTGCTGCTGTTCGTGCTGCTGCGTGGTGGTTTCGGCCCGCAGGCGGCGAACTTCGTGGCGCTGGCGGTGACCGCGGTGGCGAACACCGCGGCCAACCGCCGCCTCACCTTCGGCGTGCGCGGCGCGACCGGCGCCGGGCGCCACCACTTCGAGGGCATGCTGGTGTTCCTGCTCGGCCTGGGGCTGACCAGCGGCTCGCTGGCCCTGCTGCACTCGGCCACCAGCCCGTCCCAGCCGATCGAGCTGGTGGTGCTGGTGCTCGCCAATCTCACCGCCACCGTGCTGCGCTTCCTGCTGCTGCGCGGCTGGGTGTTCAACCCCCGCCGGAACCGATCGGAGAACCAGTGACCGCCACCCTGACCGCCCCTGCCCGGCCCGAAGTGTCCACTTCGGACAGTGCGACCACGCCTCGGTGGGTCCGGCCCGCCTTCTGGGGCCTGCTGCTCGCGACCGCCGTGCTGTACCTGTGGAACCTGGGTGCTTCCGGGTACGCCAACTCGTTCTACGCCGAGGCCGCCCAAGCCGGTTCGATGGACTGGAAGGCGTGGTTCTTCGGCTCGCTCGACCCCGGCAACACCATCACCGTGGACAAGCCACCCGCCGCGCTGTGGCTGATGGGCCTGTCCGGGCGGATCTTCGGCTTCTCCGGCTGGAGCATGCTGGTGCCGCAGGCGCTGCTCGGCGTCGGCTCGGTGGCGCTGCTGTACGCCGCGGTCCGCCGGTGGTCCGGGCCCGGCGCGGGCCTGCTCGCCGGGGCGGCGCTGGCGGTGACCCCGGTGGCGGCGCTGATGTTCCGCTTCAACAACCCGGACGCGCTGCTGACCTTCCTGCTCGTGCTCGGCGCCTACTGCGTGGTGCGCGCGCTGGAGAAGGCGTCGCCGAAGTGGCTGGCGTTCGCGGGCGTGGCGATCGGTTTCGGCTTCCTGACCAAGATGCTGCAGGCTTTCCTGGTGCTGCCCGCGTTCGCGCTGGTGTACCTGCTGGCCGCGCCGGCGGGGCTGGGCAGGCGGCTGCTGCACCTGCTCGGCGCGGCCGTCGCCGTGGTGGTTTCGGCGGGCTGGTTCATCGCGGTCGCCGACCTGTGGCCGGCTTCGTCGCGGCCGTACATCGGCGGTTCCACCGACAACACCGTGCTCGACCTGGCACTCGGCTACAACGGCCTCGGCCGCATCTTCGGTGGCAACGGCGGCGGCATGGGTGGCGGCATGGGCGCCAACGTTGGGTTCGGCGGGGAGACCGGGCTGGGCCGGATGTTCGGCGAGAGCTTCGGCACCGAGGTTTCGTGGCTGCTGCCCGCCGCGCTGCTCGGCCTGGTCGCCGGGCTGTGGTTCACGCGCGGGCGCCCGCGCGCCGACCGCACGCGGGCGGCGCTGGTGCTGTGGGGCGGCTGGCTGCTGGTGACCGCGCTGGTGTTCAGCTACATGGAGGGCACCGTGCACCCGTACTACGCGGTCGCGCTGGCGCCGTCGATCACCGCGCTGGTCGCCATCGCCGGGCGTGAGCTGTGGCGCGGCCGGGCGCACCTGGCG
Coding sequences within:
- a CDS encoding SDR family NAD(P)-dependent oxidoreductase, whose translation is MTAHQFTGSRAVITGAAGAIGAALARAIAAAGAEVLLVDQDPAAQALAAELGGRAVLGDPRASGLPADVLMELDGPPELLVLATDAQVRSPATELSEADWQLLSEVNIGALYRMVRAAAPSMARRGSGAVLAVSSVTAERALAGRVPYGVTKAAVSQLVRGLAVELGPSGVRVNGIAPGLLADRRSRRRMVERVPLGRLADPADLVGPAMFLLSADARYVTGQVLVVDGGYALS
- a CDS encoding IS630 family transposase encodes the protein MRRLTDHEGQRLQQIVRRGTGSAVRLRRAMVVLASAGGNTVPAIARLVQGDEDAIRNVIHRFNETGMASLDPRWAGGRPRLISPEDEAFIVATATTRPEALDQPFTRWSLRKLAAYLARNPRRVVQVGRERLRQFLHKHEISFQRTKTWKESNDPDRDTKLARIEHVTNSFPDRVFAFDEFGPLTIRPHLGAGWARQAHPDRLPANYHKLHGVRQFHGCYSVGDDTLWGVVRTKKSAANTLAALKSVRSARPDGAPIYIILDNLSAHRGRPIRSWAARNKVELCFTPTYSSWANPIEAHFGPLRTFVIAGSDHPNHPVLARRLHDYLRWRNTNARHPDILAAQRRERARVRSEKGIRWGGQHLTPAA
- a CDS encoding glycosyltransferase → MTATLPADTRRAPVETDGPAPVLDVVVPVYNEETDLGPSVRELHRYLSLRFPYRFRITIADNASTDRTWPIAEGLADELAEVSAVRLEQKGRGRALHAVWLASDAQVLAYMDVDLSTDLAALSPLVAGLISGHSDVAIGSRLARGARVVRGAKREIISRCYNLLLRGTLSVRFSDAQCGFKAIRADVARELLPHVADTGWFFDTELLVLAQRAGARIHEVPVDWVDDPDSRVDIVATALADLRGIARLGRGLATGAVPIGRLRDQLSRAPVPVEAPGVPGGLVRQLVRFAAVGVASTLAYLLLFVLLRGGFGPQAANFVALAVTAVANTAANRRLTFGVRGATGAGRHHFEGMLVFLLGLGLTSGSLALLHSATSPSQPIELVVLVLANLTATVLRFLLLRGWVFNPRRNRSENQ
- a CDS encoding ArnT family glycosyltransferase; the protein is MTATLTAPARPEVSTSDSATTPRWVRPAFWGLLLATAVLYLWNLGASGYANSFYAEAAQAGSMDWKAWFFGSLDPGNTITVDKPPAALWLMGLSGRIFGFSGWSMLVPQALLGVGSVALLYAAVRRWSGPGAGLLAGAALAVTPVAALMFRFNNPDALLTFLLVLGAYCVVRALEKASPKWLAFAGVAIGFGFLTKMLQAFLVLPAFALVYLLAAPAGLGRRLLHLLGAAVAVVVSAGWFIAVADLWPASSRPYIGGSTDNTVLDLALGYNGLGRIFGGNGGGMGGGMGANVGFGGETGLGRMFGESFGTEVSWLLPAALLGLVAGLWFTRGRPRADRTRAALVLWGGWLLVTALVFSYMEGTVHPYYAVALAPSITALVAIAGRELWRGRAHLAPRLVLAAMVAVTAVWDYILLDRSSSWLPVIRWTILVLGILVATGIAVGVHEFRRVTRAVAVAAVAVGLSGTLAFGVATAAVPHSGSIPVSGPATGMGFGMPEGEAPSADLVALLRSSTEQWAAASHGTRGAASLQLSSGKSVMPIGGFNGGDPAPTLAQFQQYVAEGRIGYYVGEGGGMRGGPGGGGSEIAEWVQANFTATTVGGQTVYDLTP